Proteins encoded within one genomic window of Triticum aestivum cultivar Chinese Spring chromosome 2D, IWGSC CS RefSeq v2.1, whole genome shotgun sequence:
- the LOC123049612 gene encoding LIM domain-containing protein PLIM2b, with translation MASSPPKSSFFACMLGRSLSGAEAARPLCSLRNPRSVPRSHRSGASSIAILPIAPSEKKRLEIRRGYARAQCYVRARPAPPSSSYVTDNMSFTGTQDKCFACEKTVHFIDLLTADGVIYHKTCFKCSHCKGILSMCSYSSMDGVLYCKTHFEQLFKETGSFSKKFTPGNKSGDKNELSRAPSKLSAAFSGTQDKCAACTKTVYPLEKMTLEGDAYHKSCFKCSHGGCILTTSSYAALNGVLYCKIHFQQLFMEKGSYSHMKKKSPSQEVLPDLVAAAAEEQPAAEAAPPQDEE, from the exons ATGGCATCCTCTCCTCCTAAATCAAGCTTTTTTGCATGCATGCTTGGACGAAGTCTGAGCGGCGCAGAAGCCGCCCGGCCCCTATGTTCGCTCCGGAACCCTCGTTCCGTGCCCCGTAGCCATCGCTCCGGCGCTTCCTCCATAGCTATTTTACCTATCGCCCCGTCGGAGAAGAAGCGATTGGAAATAAGGAGAGGCTACGCGCGCGCGCAGTGCTACGTACGTgccaggccggcgccgccgtcgtcgtcgtacGTCACCGACAACATGTCTTTCACCGGCACGCAGGACAAGTGCTTTGCGTGCGAAAAGACGGTCCATTTCATCGACCTCCTCACGGCGGACGGCGTCATCTACCACAAGACCTGCTTCAAATGCAGCCACTGCAAAGGGATCCTCTCG ATGTGCAGCTATTCTTCCATGGACGGCGTCCTCTACTGCAAGACGCACTTCGAGCAGCTCTTCAAAGAGACAGGGAGCTTCTCAAAGAAGTTCACACCGG GTAACAAATCTGGCGACAAGAATGAACTG TCAAGGGCCCCAAGCAAGCTATCCGCTGCCTTCTCCGGTACTCAGGATAAGTGTGCAGCCTGCACGAAAACAGTGTATCCACTCGAAAAG ATGACTCTGGAGGGCGACGCATACCACAAGAGCTGCTTCAAGTGCTCCCACGGGGGCTGCATCCTAACCACCTCCTCCTACGCCGCCCTCAACGGTGTCTTGTACTGCAAGATCCATTTCCAGCAACTGTTCATGGAGAAAGGAAGCTACAGCCACATGAAGAAGAAGAGCCCCTCGCAGGAGGTGTTGCCCGatttggtggcggcggcggccgaagagCAACCGGCGGCAGAGGCGGCACCGCCGCAAGATGAAGAATAG